A window of the Cynocephalus volans isolate mCynVol1 chromosome 10, mCynVol1.pri, whole genome shotgun sequence genome harbors these coding sequences:
- the LOC134389558 gene encoding large ribosomal subunit protein eL21-like, whose product MFSRPFRKHGVVPLATYMQIYKKGDIVDIKGMGTVQKGMPHKCYHGKTGRVYSVTQHAVCIVVNKQVKGKILAKRINVCIEHIKHSKSQDSFLKRVKENDQKKKEAKEKGTWVQLKCQPAPPRVSLCENQWQGA is encoded by the coding sequence ATGTTTTCTAGGCCTTTTAGAAAACATGGAGTTGTTCCCTTGGCCACATACATGCAAATATACAAGAAAGGTGACATTGTAGACATCAAAGGAATGGGAACTGTTCAAAAAGGAATGCCCCACAAATGTTACCATGGTAAAACTGGAAGAGTCTACAGTGTTACCCAGCATGCTGTTTGTATTGTTGTAAACAAACAAGTTAAGGGCAAGATTCTTGCCAAGAGAATTAATGTGTGTATTGAGCATATTAAGCACTCTAAGAGCCAAGACAGCTTCCTGAAACGCGTGAAGGAAAAcgatcagaaaaagaaggaagcaaaagagaaaggaacctgGGTTCAACTGAAGTGCCAGCCTGCTCCACCCAGAGTCTCACTTTGTGAGAACCAATGGCAAGGAGCCTGA